From a region of the Globicephala melas chromosome 19, mGloMel1.2, whole genome shotgun sequence genome:
- the QPCTL gene encoding glutaminyl-peptide cyclotransferase-like protein isoform X1 has translation MRSGGRGRPRLRLGERGLLEPPSPPKRRLLPRAQLLPLLLLALAVASVLYTSWSGWHRQSEELPLGRELRGPSIGSLPEAGVRRVVGQLDPHRLWNNYLRPLLVVRTPGSPGNLQVRTFLEATLRTLTAGWHVELDPFTASTPLGPLHFSNVVATLDPRAARHLTLACHYDSKLFPSGSAPFVGATDSAVPCALLLELAQALDLELARAKEQAAPVTLQLLFLDGEEALKEWGPKDSLYGSRHLAQLMESAPHSPGFTRIQAIDLFMLLDLLGAPNPTFYSHFPRTARWFHRLRSIEKRLHRLNLLQSHPWEVMYFQPGEPPGSVEDDHIPFLRRGVPVLHLISTPFPSVWHTSDDSEANLHPPTVHNLSRILAVFLAEYLGL, from the exons ATGCGTTccgggggccgcgggcggccccGGCTACGGCTCGGGGAACGCGGCCTTTTGGAGCCACCCTCACCGCCCAAGCGCCGCCTGCTACCTCGGGCGCAGCTGTTGCCTCTGCTGCTGCTGGCGCTGGCGGTGGCCTCGGTGTTATACACCAGTTGGAGCGGCTGGCACCGCCAGTCTGAGGAGCTGCCGCTAGGCCGGGAGCTGCGG GGCCCGTCGATCGGAAGTCTCCCCGAAGCCGGGGTGCGGAGGGTGGTGGGGCAACTGGACCCTCACCGTCTCTGGAACAATTATCTGCGCCCCCTGCTGGTTGTGCGGACCCCCGGCAGCCCCGGCAATCTCCAAGTCAGAACG TTCCTGGAGGCCACACTGCGGACCCTGACAGCAGGCTGGCATGTAGAACTGGACCCCTTCACAGCCTCGACACCCCTGGGGCCACTGCACTTCAGCAACGTGGTGGCCACGCTGGACCCAAGGGCTGCCCGTCACCTCACCCTTGCCTGCCATTACGACTCGAAGCTCTTCCCATCTGGGTCAGCCCCCTTTGTGGGGGCCACGGATTCGGCTGTGCCTTGCGCCCTCCTACTGGAGCTGGCCCAGGCCCTGGACCTGGAGCTGGCTAGAGCCAAGGAGCAG GCAGCCCCAGTGACCTTGCAGCTGCTCTTCTTGGACGGTGAAGAGGCACTGAAGGAGTGGGGACCCAAGGACTCGCTTTACGGCTCCCGGCACCTGGCCCAGCTCATGGAGTCTGCACCCCACAGCCCCGGCTTCACCAGGATCCAGGCTATT GATCTCTTTATGCTTCTTGATCTCCTGGGAGCCCCCAACCCGACCTTCTACAGTCACTTTCCTCGCACGGCCCGCTGGTTCCATCGGCTGAGGAGCATCG AGAAGCGCCTGCACCGTCTGAATCTACTGCAGTCTCATCCTTGGGAAGTGATGTACTTCCAGCCCGGGGAGCCCCCTGGCTCTGTGGAAGACGACCACATCCCCTTCCTCCGCCGAG GGGTCCCCGTGCTCCACCTCATCTCCACACCCTTCCCCTCTGTCTGGCACACGTCCGATGACTCTGAGGCCAACCTGCACCCACCCACGGTACACAACCTGAGCCGCATCCTGGCCGTGTTCCTGGCTGAATACCTGGGGCTATAG
- the QPCTL gene encoding glutaminyl-peptide cyclotransferase-like protein isoform X2 produces the protein MRSGGRGRPRLRLGERGLLEPPSPPKRRLLPRAQLLPLLLLALAVASVLYTSWSGWHRQSEELPLGRELRGPSIGSLPEAGVRRVVGQLDPHRLWNNYLRPLLVVRTPGSPGNLQVRTFLEATLRTLTAGWHVELDPFTASTPLGPLHFSNVVATLDPRAARHLTLACHYDSKLFPSGSAPFVGATDSAVPCALLLELAQALDLELARAKEQAAPVTLQLLFLDGEEALKEWGPKDSLYGSRHLAQLMESAPHSPGFTRIQAIDLFMLLDLLGAPNPTFYSHFPRTARWFHRLRSIEKRLHRLNLLQSHPWEVMYFQPGEPPGSVEDDHIPFLRRD, from the exons ATGCGTTccgggggccgcgggcggccccGGCTACGGCTCGGGGAACGCGGCCTTTTGGAGCCACCCTCACCGCCCAAGCGCCGCCTGCTACCTCGGGCGCAGCTGTTGCCTCTGCTGCTGCTGGCGCTGGCGGTGGCCTCGGTGTTATACACCAGTTGGAGCGGCTGGCACCGCCAGTCTGAGGAGCTGCCGCTAGGCCGGGAGCTGCGG GGCCCGTCGATCGGAAGTCTCCCCGAAGCCGGGGTGCGGAGGGTGGTGGGGCAACTGGACCCTCACCGTCTCTGGAACAATTATCTGCGCCCCCTGCTGGTTGTGCGGACCCCCGGCAGCCCCGGCAATCTCCAAGTCAGAACG TTCCTGGAGGCCACACTGCGGACCCTGACAGCAGGCTGGCATGTAGAACTGGACCCCTTCACAGCCTCGACACCCCTGGGGCCACTGCACTTCAGCAACGTGGTGGCCACGCTGGACCCAAGGGCTGCCCGTCACCTCACCCTTGCCTGCCATTACGACTCGAAGCTCTTCCCATCTGGGTCAGCCCCCTTTGTGGGGGCCACGGATTCGGCTGTGCCTTGCGCCCTCCTACTGGAGCTGGCCCAGGCCCTGGACCTGGAGCTGGCTAGAGCCAAGGAGCAG GCAGCCCCAGTGACCTTGCAGCTGCTCTTCTTGGACGGTGAAGAGGCACTGAAGGAGTGGGGACCCAAGGACTCGCTTTACGGCTCCCGGCACCTGGCCCAGCTCATGGAGTCTGCACCCCACAGCCCCGGCTTCACCAGGATCCAGGCTATT GATCTCTTTATGCTTCTTGATCTCCTGGGAGCCCCCAACCCGACCTTCTACAGTCACTTTCCTCGCACGGCCCGCTGGTTCCATCGGCTGAGGAGCATCG AGAAGCGCCTGCACCGTCTGAATCTACTGCAGTCTCATCCTTGGGAAGTGATGTACTTCCAGCCCGGGGAGCCCCCTGGCTCTGTGGAAGACGACCACATCCCCTTCCTCCGCCGAG